In the genome of Microcoleus vaginatus PCC 9802, the window AATTTTAGCTGGTCTGCTGTCGGGCTAGCAGTATTCCTGCATTGGGTAACAGGTGGTTTAGGAATTACTCTCGGATTTCACCGCCTTGTCACGCACCGCAGTTTTCAAACACCGAAATGGCTAGAGTATTTTCTAGTTATTTGCGGTACCCTTTCCTGTGAAGGTGGCCCGATCGACTGGGTAGGAATGCACCGGTTACACCACATACATTCCGACACGGAAACAGATCCCCACGATTCCAATCAAGGCTTCTGGTGGAGCCACATGGGCTGGATGCTCTCGGATCTCCCGATCAGAGTGGAAATCCCCCGCTTTACTAAAGACATCGGCGACGACCCAGTATACAAGTTTCTCCAAGCATATTTTATCCCCATCCAAGTTGTCTTCGGTGTGTTGCTTTATTTATTAGGCGGCTGGTCTTTCGTGGTTTGGGGGGTATTTATGCGGATCGTGGTGGTGTTCCACTGCACTTGGCTGGTTAACAGCGCTACCCACAAATTTGGCTACCGCACCTATGAGTCGGGCGATGGATCGACGAACTGCTGGTGGGTTGCCCTGCTCACCTACGGCGAAGGCTGGCACAATAACCACCACGCCTTTCAATACTCGGCTCGCCACGGTCTTCAATGGTGGGAAATCGACTTCACCTGGATGACAATTCAACTGCTGCAAGCACTGGGTTTGGCAACCAAAGTGAAATTAGCCGAAAAATAGCGATCGGCAATTAGTCATTGGTTGTCGGTCATCAGGTCTGGACTAATGGCTCGTGACCAATGCCTAATCCTGTTTTTGCGATGAGTATAGGTTGGGTTGAACACAGATCGAATCCCCTGGTGCGATCGACCCAACCACAACCAGAATCAGTTATAATAGATTTGGGAAGAAAAAATTTTGTTTGGCATCCAAATTTTTTATTTTCAAAATACCGCAGTAAATCTTTTTCAATCCTAATCCAACATCTATCCTTCATTATTTATTAGTTTGGGTAAGTCTTCAACAAAACAGTTCACTACCTCAATCCAAGCTTTTATAGGTGAATTCAGCTCGGCATCTAATCAGAAATCAAAAATAGAATGACAATTGCAACGCAAGAAAAACTCCAATACAATTGGAAGCACGTTATTAGTTTAGCAGGGCTTCATATCGGCGCTTTGTTCGCACTGCTACCCAGTAACTTCAATTGGACAGCAGTTGGTTTAACAGTATTCATGCACTGGATAACCGGCGGTTTGGGAATAACTCTGGGATGGCATCGTATGCTCACCCACCGCAGTTTTCAGACACCCAAATTCGTAGAATACTTTCTAGCATTTTGCGGAGCCCTTGCCTGTCAAGGAGGAATAATTGATTGGGTGGGGCTGCACCGATTGCACCACACCCACTCGGACGAAAGCGCGCTCGACCCTCACAATGCCCAAAAGGGTTTTTGGTGGAGTCACATCGGCTGGATGCTATATAAAGGTCCAGCTCACGCTGAAATTTCTCGCTGCACAAAAGACATTTCGAGCGACCCCTTTTACCAGTTTTTGCAAAACTACTTTCTCCCCGTTCAAATCGCATTTGGCGTGTTGCTTTACTTAGCAGCAGGCTGGCCTTTTGTAGTTTGGGTAATTTTTGTCCGCTTAGTTGCGGTATATCACTGCACTTGGTTTGTTAACAGCGCCACTCACAAGTTTGGCTACCGCACTTACGAAACCGAAGATAGTTCTACTAACTGTTGGTGGGTTGCGGTTTTGACTTACGGCGAAGGCTGGCACAACAACCACCACGCTTTTCAATACTCTGCGCGTCACGGTATGAAATGGTGGGAAATTGACTTCACTTGGATGACAATTCAAGTTTTGGAAGCACTAGGTTTGGCTACTAAAGTGAAATTACCAGCAGCAAAATAGCAGCAATTCAGTCGTAGACGCAGAAGCTCGGTAGGGTTCGTACTTCGCACCTTACCGCTTCAAAAACCCGGTTTCTTTAAGAAACCGGGTTTTTTGATGACTAATAACCAATAACCAATGACTCATGACTAATGAGCCCGTTTTTGCTCGCCCCGGCCGCGCAAATATTCGGCTAAAAATGCCAATCCTCCCGAACCTACTATCAACAGCACACTGAGAGCATTAATATCAGGTTTCACCCCAGTCCGAATCCGGCTAAAAATTTCCATCGGCAGAGTTGTAGTCCCGCTACCTGCGGTAAAACTCGCAATCAAAAAATCGTCCATGCTGAGGACAAAAGACAGCAGACAACCCGAAACAATTCCGGGTATTAATTGAGGGAGCAAAACCTGAATAAAAGCCTCAACAGGCGTTGCACCCAAATCCAAGGCAGCCTCTTCTAAATACGGGTTTAAATCTGCCAATCTAGTAGAAACAGCTAGAGCGATGTAAGCCAGACAAAACACAATGTGAGCGGCGACAATAGTCCACAAACTCAGAGGAATAGCCAGCGCCGCTAAAAATACCAGAGTAGCAACTGCGGTCGCAAT includes:
- a CDS encoding acyl-CoA desaturase, with the translated sequence MTIATSKKTSPDWPVVGFMAFLHIGALFALLPGNFSWSAVGLAVFLHWVTGGLGITLGFHRLVTHRSFQTPKWLEYFLVICGTLSCEGGPIDWVGMHRLHHIHSDTETDPHDSNQGFWWSHMGWMLSDLPIRVEIPRFTKDIGDDPVYKFLQAYFIPIQVVFGVLLYLLGGWSFVVWGVFMRIVVVFHCTWLVNSATHKFGYRTYESGDGSTNCWWVALLTYGEGWHNNHHAFQYSARHGLQWWEIDFTWMTIQLLQALGLATKVKLAEK
- a CDS encoding acyl-CoA desaturase codes for the protein MTIATQEKLQYNWKHVISLAGLHIGALFALLPSNFNWTAVGLTVFMHWITGGLGITLGWHRMLTHRSFQTPKFVEYFLAFCGALACQGGIIDWVGLHRLHHTHSDESALDPHNAQKGFWWSHIGWMLYKGPAHAEISRCTKDISSDPFYQFLQNYFLPVQIAFGVLLYLAAGWPFVVWVIFVRLVAVYHCTWFVNSATHKFGYRTYETEDSSTNCWWVAVLTYGEGWHNNHHAFQYSARHGMKWWEIDFTWMTIQVLEALGLATKVKLPAAK
- a CDS encoding ABC transporter permease; the protein is MEKTAENPQEEIQADMYLKPKFKISWQVIFAVLMFFYMYLPILVLTFYSFNKSRFSAGWEGFTLDWYVKLFSDTRILVALRNSLTVAVCAVAISAVLGTLMAVGLARYRFPGKSLYQGVSYLPIIIPDIATAVATLVFLAALAIPLSLWTIVAAHIVFCLAYIALAVSTRLADLNPYLEEAALDLGATPVEAFIQVLLPQLIPGIVSGCLLSFVLSMDDFLIASFTAGSGTTTLPMEIFSRIRTGVKPDINALSVLLIVGSGGLAFLAEYLRGRGEQKRAH